The following proteins come from a genomic window of Diadema setosum chromosome 20, eeDiaSeto1, whole genome shotgun sequence:
- the LOC140243542 gene encoding histamine H3 receptor-like yields the protein MALTTEDIWYTNDSLAEVSEDRQTSAGILFTYGVLIAVIIIGNCMVIFSYAQDKDIRKRTANFIIMNLAIADLLVGMVSLTINTSWIISGRWIFGEVICKLYSAVDYVAVNMSIAMIAFISLDRYYAVTKHFKYRSIMSLHRVKIAITTTWVSMTAYWLVIAFGWTYILDENKMVDYSTGCYMEYLLNPVASVAFESINCVVPATGIAVLNILIFLNIKKQWNQFRRVKINQGTSSDKRGKFALSVERDLSTRHSSHSSQNYQQHKRGKGTSLPGVGSVSLTVCVSNDNNLPEDVRRQMSADRFKRSLKIATKLAIYVGIFAACWLPYGLLAIVGSFCDVQCVPELVWNIVENVQWANSAINPILYALTNKRFRQKAAKLLGCSSNARLEKCHII from the coding sequence ATGGCTCTGACGACCGAAGATATCTGGTATACCAATGACTCCCTTGCTGAAGTTTCCGAGGATAGACAGACTTCAGCTGGCATTCTTTTCACATACGGTGTTTTGATAGCAGTAATAATCATTGGAAATTGCATGGTAATCTTTTCGTATGCACAAGACAAGGATATACGGAAGAGAACCGCAAACTTCATCATCATGAACCTTGCGATAGCAGATCTTTTGGTCGGTATGGTGTCTCTAACAATCAACACATCGTGGATCATTTCGGGGCGGTGGATCTTCGGCGAGGTGATATGCAAACTTTACAGCGCCGTAGATTACGTAGCGGTCAACATGTCGATTGCCATGATCGCTTTTATCAGCCTTGATCGATACTATGCGGTGACCAAACATTTCAAATACCGATCAATTATGTCGTTGCATCGGGTCAAGATTGCAATTACAACTACTTGGGTGTCCATGACAGCATACTGGCTTGTGATTGCATTTGGATGGACGTATATACTAGATGAAAACAAGATGGTGGATTACTCAACAGGTTGTTACATGGAATATCTCTTGAACCCTGTTGCTTCCGTGGCCTTTGAGTCTATAAACTGTGTTGTGCCCGCAACCGGAATTGCTGTCTTGAATATTCTGATCTTTCTGAATATCAAGAAACAGTGGAATCAGTTTCGCCGAGTGAAAATAAATCAGGGCACATCATCTGATAAACGAGGCAAATTCGCTCTGTCTGTTGAGCGTGATCTCTCTACACGTCATTCTTCACACTCTTCCCAAAATTACCAGCAACACAAGAGAGGTAAAGGAACTTCTCTACCAGGAGTCGGCTCAGTTTCTCTGACAGTCTGCGTCAGTAACGACAATAACTTACCCGAAGATGTTCGGCGACAGATGTCGGCAGACAGGTTTAAAAGAAGCCTGAAGATCGCAACGAAACTCGCTATCTATGTAGGAATATTTGCAGCGTGCTGGCTGCCCTACGGGCTTTTGGCTATTGTGGGCTCGTTTTGTGACGTTCAGTGCGTTCCTGAGTTAGTTTGGAATATTGTTGAGAATGTGCAGTGGGCCAACTCCGCAATCAATCCTATTCTATATGCGCTTACTAACAAACGTTTTCGACAGAAAGCAGCAAAACTTTTGGGATGCTCTTCAAACGCACGCTTGGAAAAGTGCCATATAATTTGA